In Neodiprion virginianus isolate iyNeoVirg1 chromosome 6, iyNeoVirg1.1, whole genome shotgun sequence, the genomic window CTGTTTTCATCCCAGAGCACATTGCAGTGACGCAGATCTGATTTCGTAgtaaaagtttctttttttgctccaTGTTTTTTCCATCTCTCAAGTCTCTCTCCACTACGAAATGGGTCAAAGAATCGAGCGAAAAACAACGCCGCAGTCGTAccgtgaagaattttttcgtcCTCCCCCTCcatatatacctacgtatatcAATCCTTTATGGATATTCGATGACGATTTTATCGTACCTCGACGGGACAGACAGACGCTGGTTTCACCCTAACCGTCGAACTTCACCCCTACCAAAGCGAACATTATCTCTTCACGTCTCGCGATAGTAGCTGTAGACGGTTTTTTCGATGGGTCACCCGTGCAAGTGATTTGCTCGAGAACTCGCCTTGTTCCTTTAGGCGCGGACTCTATCTCAGCGACATTCCCCTTCACGATGCGACCCGGGATCTCGTCCTGATGTCCGAGCAGTTCGAGGCCGACTACAAGCTCACCAGGAACCTCGAACTACTGACGGACAAGCTTCAGCAGACCTACCGCGAGCTGGACGGCGAGAAGCAGAAGACCGACAGGTGAGAAGGATTCTCAAGGATTCGAATCGTTACATGGTTTCTCATTGCTTTCGCCCCCTTTGCGACAGGCTCCTCTACTCCGTACTTCCGATATCGGTGGCGAGCGAATTGCGCCACTCGCGACCAGTTCCGGCGAAAAAATACGACTGCGTGACGCTACTGTTCTCAGGAATCGTTGGGTTCGGTGCCTACTGCGCTGCCCACACGGATTCCAGCGGCGCGATGAAGATCGTCAACATGCTGAACCAACTCTACATCGCCTTCGACGTGCTCACGGACCCGAAGAAGAACCCAAACGTCTACAAGGTGCGATTACCACTTGTGAAAAATGCCGGCTTTATTACGGTACGGTAACTTGTTAAAATTATTGTTGCCGCGGAAACTTTCCAGCGTCCGCGATTAAAGGCAACGTGCTCTAATTGATGCATTTAACTACATACTCAGAGGAACGGATGCCGAGACCGATGTGCCGAACCAGTCGCGTTGATGCGAGACCGGCAAATTAACCACTTACTGCCAGCAACGTAACACGCGGCTGTTTCTGCCACTTGGTATTGAGGCGACCGTACCTGCGTCGATATAACTTCACTCGTCAATGGTGCTCGTGGTACTCATTCGCTGATTGGGTACAGTAATCGAAGCATGTCTCGGTTACCAATCGTCACGCGGTTGAATCGAAGGGTTCGATAGAGAAGCGGGGGGAATTATTATAAAAGGCTTCCATTATACCGGGGTTTCATTGACATGGCAAAATTCCACGGTACTTCTCAGCGCTGTTTTCTCATTCATCCCAATCAACCTTGCACCGAAATGTGTAATAACGAAAGCTGCGACGCTCATTCCCAACCTGTTCAATGCCTCCGTCAGGTGGAGACTGTCGGTGACAAGTATATGGCAGTCAGTGGTTTGCCAGAGCCATGTCGAAGCCACGCTCGCTGCATCGCCAGGCTGGCCCTGGACATGATGGATCTGGCAGCGGACGAAGTTCAAATCGACGGGGAGCCGGTGGTGAgcattttctgtttttattatcatcgtttCCAAAGCGCGGGCGGCAACCCgttgaaatattcatttgGCTGTCGCTCGAAGAAGAGCCACCTCGACGATCAGATCGTTCTAGGATACGGATTTCATTTCCGTATATTTTCTTACCGCCGTCAAAGTTTCTTCTCTGGCTCTTATTTATTTGCATTACAGAAGTCTCGCCCATCGAGTTTCTGTGAATTCCGATAGATCGGAACTTGATGTATGATCGCAAGTTCCTTCGTAACCTTTACACTCAATTCATAAGGTTTTGTGCTCGATTATGATTAACGGTTATGATTTGAGGGTAGTTAAAGTTGGCTCACTGCGATAGTCGCGTCTTTCGTAGAGTTATCGACTTTTCACTTTCCTTGTCAACGTGTTTCTCAAGTTTCGCACAAAAATTCCTGTTCGCCAAAGAGAAcaggtgttttttttatcttcataATCCAAGCGATTATTTCGTAGATCAGGGTTGATTGATTGGTtgacataaaaatataaaggAAAAACAGTGAAAACAGTTGAATCATGAATCGGAAAgcttttttgtaattattgtaGCGAAACTCTCAAATCCAGAACGAAAGATTGCGAATGAGTTTTCGAGGTAAATGAAGTGTATTTTCAGAAGCCTAAAAGTCCGACGAGGGGAAAAAGGCTTTGATCAAGCAATTAAAATCTTGAATACATAACGGACGATAAGTCGGGCATCCTGCCGAGTTTAAAAGTCCGCTTGTTATTAGCAGCCCCCGCGGTAGTATAGCTGTAGCGGTAGGAGAAAAGAGCCGAATGAAAAACGATTGTTCAATTTGCAGAAAATTACAATTGGGATTCACAGCGGGGAAGTCGTCACTGGTGTAATTGGGCATCGAATGCCGAGGTACTGTCTCTTCGGTAATACCGTTAACCTGACCAGTCGGACCGAGACTACTGGGGAACCGGGAAAAATCAACGTGTCGGAGGATGCATACAGGTATGTACGACGAACATCGAATTCACTCAGCGACACTCACACCCGCTAATTGGCAGGCTTTTCCAAATCAATGAATCCAGGGCGCGGATTGTTCCGCGTGATGAATAACCACGGGtgataatttattatcaaatccCACGGTACACACGCCTCGGCGGagtacaataatttattcataaaacTAGAGTGTTCCCGACACGATCCGCGCCTCATCTCCGCCAAACAATGCTGATCCCTCGATCAGGAATTCCAACTGTCAGTCGGCGAGCAGGTCCAGGTACTCCCGGAGGGACTGGGGTATCCTAAGTTCCTTAATCCCGTGGGGGAGGGCCCAGTTGTCGAAGAGCGACTGTCGCACCCGGCATCTGCAAAGGTGTTTCAGCTCGGGTGGAGAGATGCCGCTTCGTTCGGGGGGCACCAGATTACTCTCGACGAATTTCGGGTATTGATCGTAGAGCGGAACCGTCTCCACCCCGCTCCGATCGGCGATGTGACTCGGGGTGTTGACCCTGACCAGAGGTACCGTCCGCAGAAGCACCCTCAGACAGGCGACCAGCTGAGGCGGATATTGACCGGGCTCCACTTCCAGCTCCGAGAATTTGTTCAGGACCATTTCGAGCGGGGACGGTGATAATCCGTCGGCGAAACTCGACGCTCCGTACCTGAGGAGAAGCAGCAAAATGTCCGGACTTCCGACCTGGATGACCACCCGGATGGGGATAGCCTGCCCGTAGGACTCCATTGGGACGTCGACGAAACGGCACTTGCCGGTGGAAGCTGGGCTCGAGTAGAGGAGCCGGCCGGAGTTGGCGTGATCCATGAAGTAGATCAAGGCCCTGATGTTCTCTTCGCGGTCCTCGAAGTCGCTCTTCCACCCCGACAGGAAGTGCGTCACTCTGGTGCCGAATATCGCCCCTACGAATATCCTCTCGAAGGTCTTTTCGCAGTAGAATATGTCGTTCAGCAACCGCGAGACTATCTCGTTGTTACGTAGCTCCCAGTCGAAGCATAGCTTCATCGCTACGTACAAGACGTTGTGGAACTTCCCAAGAAGACAGATCGACCCGTTTTCCACCAGCGTCAGGTTGTGGTAACGCAACGCCGCCAGCACCGCCCTCTCGCACACTTCCGTGTTCTCCAGCTCCTCACCTGGAGCAATAAGGGTTCTTTGAAGCGGGTTTGGAGGAACCGAGAGTGAgcgcgtttttatttttcggtgGGTTGAGAGGAAGACGACGGCTAATGCGGGGGATTCTTACTTTgcgtatttcttttttcgtttcttttactTACCTTTGGCACAGCCTTGGATAATTGCAGTGAAGTAATTGACTAAGGCACGTCTTTTGTACCGGGATAAAAGACTGCTGCGTTCCATTTCGGAGAATATTTGATCAAAGTAACAGTCGATCACCACCTCCATTATATTTTGCCCGGGGTCTGAACGTCggaatgagataaaaatcagCGAATTGTAAATCAACGGGGCCGGACCGGCAAGtagttatgaaaaaaaaaacgcggtTGACACGACGGAGGCCAGCGTGATTTTGCCGAGGGAACGTCTGTCCGTGGAAGAGTGAAAAGCTGCGTAAATTCGATTATACTTAGGGGTGCATTTAGCCGGCTTCACGGCTGCAGTTCTCGCTTGCTCATCGTATTAGGTACGAGACTCGATATCACGTGACTCTCGCTTTCCGCGTATCCCCGTTGAGAATGTATACGTACCATTCTGTTTACCGTTTCTCATTTATTTCAGTCGAGTGTTTtacgaaaagtaaaattatattttcacatttaattttcatccgaGTAGTAAAACGAATGTTTAGCTACTGAGCGTGaaagaaacgttgaaaaaaaaaggaacaacaTTGATACGGTTGCGGCGTAAAACgttgtggaaaatattttttcccgaaCTAATTATAGGAGGCTTTGATCTCGTTGTAATTAACCAGCTCACCGAGCGAGGGCCGTTAATTAAATACCTGCTGGCAATTTTGCATCGCTCAAGAGTTTGAGAAACGTTAAACGATGGAGCTGGGCTACCACATTACCTGCAATAACGAGTAACAAGCTGTACAGATCAAAACTGCGTCTGTGCGGTGGATGGATATAGCACGCATCGTCAGGTGCAGGCGatgaagatattttttacgtGCCAAATGAGTATGAACATATCGAATCCGGGAGTCGATGATATCACGGACGGTGAAGATTTACAGCATTAACGGACAAACCTCGAAATGTCATAAGAATAACGACTATACTAATGATTTTATTGCCAACGTTCCAGACTCGTTCTAGattatcatcattgttatGAAGTTTATCAGAGCGAGTCGCGTTATGAATATGTATCGATGATTTCTGACAAAAGATACGTATCATCTCTCTGGTCACATGTAACGTCTAGATTAGATCCGTCGAATCAGTCCCGTTGAAGTGCTTGGAGTGCCTACTTGTGATCCGCGTAATGGACAGTCAGACTCGGCGATAATCAAGCGGCTCGCGACGTCACGCAAGAGCACCTTGGAGTCACAATTACTGTCTGACGAGCCCGTGCCAGGAGAGATGAATACGGTTCGTTAAGGTTTGGGAACCGGCTGCGCCGGAAATTGGTCGAGCCTCTGGCATTTCGTTTCATAAATTGACCAGCAGCAGCTGTACTCTGCATGGTGTGCGCTGCGTCAGATTTAAGTTTCGGAAAGAGGTGCAGGTACCTGTATGGAGGTAGCGAGTATTTCGAACTTTGGATCGTGGTCGAAGCGGTGGCTTTCTTATCGGCTTACTTTGTTCCAGATACCTTTGCATGCCGGAGAACCAGGACCCGCAATTTCTTTTGGAATACCGTGGGCCAGTCACCATGAAGGGGAAGTCGGAGCCAATGAACGTCTGGTTTCTCACCAGAGAAAGGGAGCTCGCTGCGTAACTTATGTCTTCAAGGAAAAACGTGTATACCTGTACTCGCTCAcgtcattatttattcattaccGAAAAATTCTCTCAATAGCAATAACGACACGACTTAACGAcctacatatacatacacacatgaatataaattatacaaatacaCTTATACAAGATAACTGATGGGTAGGCCTGATAGTAAAATGTAATGATAatgtatacaaataaatatcgcTGTTAACTATAGTTGCAGTAACCGCGTTGGCgctaaattgaaaaatttcaaccaaaGATCGTCGTAATGTCAAATTTAGGCCGCGCCGATACGCGCCGACATGCGACAGCTAAATGCCTgtaagttgaaaattttcaacgtctcAATTAAGATCACTCTGTCTCTTGCGAGCAAGAATCTAAGCGTACCTACTTGGTAATCTCTATTCTTAATGCAAATCAGGAAAGCCTTGTAATACTATTGTTGTTATcgtattattatcatcgtcgtTATATTCAAGCGGCGATCAGTAGCTCGCAaattgctgttgctgttgccgCTGTGCTGAAATCACTATACTCACCGTCAGCGACAATTGAAACTACTAAGAACTCGAGAGAAACGATGACTACGACAACGAGGGGGAGGAGAGGTTCGCACagctttctttctttccacGACCGGATTCTGATGAGCCAGCGAAAATTAACGATTCGCCGTGAGTCTTCGATTCGTTTCTCGCTGCTGCTGCATGCAAGACTGAAGTATATACACTACGAAAATTCATCACACGGATCAATGGTTGCTTTTGATCAATTCTTGGATGG contains:
- the LOC124307193 gene encoding uncharacterized protein LOC124307193, which gives rise to MEVVIDCYFDQIFSEMERSSLLSRYKRRALVNYFTAIIQGCAKGEELENTEVCERAVLAALRYHNLTLVENGSICLLGKFHNVLYVAMKLCFDWELRNNEIVSRLLNDIFYCEKTFERIFVGAIFGTRVTHFLSGWKSDFEDREENIRALIYFMDHANSGRLLYSSPASTGKCRFVDVPMESYGQAIPIRVVIQVGSPDILLLLLRYGASSFADGLSPSPLEMVLNKFSELEVEPGQYPPQLVACLRVLLRTVPLVRVNTPSHIADRSGVETVPLYDQYPKFVESNLVPPERSGISPPELKHLCRCRVRQSLFDNWALPHGIKELRIPQSLREYLDLLAD